Proteins found in one Lysinibacillus fusiformis genomic segment:
- a CDS encoding GNAT family acetyltransferase has protein sequence MNFREFTLNDFDSVINLWKKAGLIISRSDTLEGLKKKIKRDPQLFFVMEKDSFIIGVVMGSYDGRRGWINHLAVDPEYQGMKIGQEIIKELEMRFKKIGCEKINLLIERNNEEVQEFYEKQGFKKDELLFMEKWI, from the coding sequence ATGAATTTTCGAGAATTTACTTTAAATGATTTTGATTCAGTGATTAATTTATGGAAAAAGGCTGGATTGATTATTTCCCGTTCAGATACTCTTGAAGGACTGAAGAAAAAAATAAAAAGAGATCCGCAGTTATTTTTTGTCATGGAGAAAGATTCTTTTATTATTGGCGTAGTAATGGGCAGTTATGATGGAAGAAGAGGTTGGATAAACCATTTAGCTGTAGACCCTGAATACCAAGGAATGAAAATTGGACAGGAAATCATCAAAGAATTAGAAATGCGTTTTAAAAAAATTGGATGTGAAAAGATTAACTTGTTAATAGAAAGAAATAATGAAGAAGTTCAAGAATTCTATGAGAAACAAGGCTTTAAAAAAGATGAATTACTATTTATGGAGAAATGGATATGA
- a CDS encoding BrxA/BrxB family bacilliredoxin, with protein MNAYDEYMKQVVKPMREELVGAGFTELTTADAVNEFMAETKGTSLVVINSVCGCAAGLARPAAREAIAAVKPDHLVTVFAGQDPEATAAMRGYFEDVPPSSPSMAILKDGELAYFIPREQIEGFPVEQIVSHLTGVLEQTCEN; from the coding sequence ATGAACGCTTATGATGAATATATGAAGCAGGTTGTGAAGCCGATGCGTGAGGAGCTTGTGGGGGCTGGGTTTACAGAGCTGACAACGGCAGATGCGGTGAATGAATTTATGGCGGAGACGAAGGGGACTTCGTTAGTGGTGATTAATTCGGTTTGTGGTTGTGCGGCAGGGCTTGCTCGTCCAGCAGCGCGTGAGGCGATTGCAGCGGTGAAGCCAGATCATCTTGTGACGGTGTTTGCGGGGCAGGACCCAGAGGCGACTGCGGCGATGCGTGGTTATTTTGAGGATGTGCCACCTAGCTCGCCATCTATGGCGATTTTAAAGGATGGGGAATTGGCTTACTTTATCCCACGTGAACAAATTGAGGGATTCCCTGTGGAGCAAATTGTCTCTCATTTAACTGGCGTGCTAGAGCAAACATGCGAGAACTAA
- a CDS encoding class I SAM-dependent methyltransferase — translation MRELKTIVTTAGRPDDISMALAAFACQELGAAFEPRKKRSVRKISQDLQTHVMVAGKNRYEYYAYGAQEPFFFHPNSAAFRLKRVARGEAEPFLEAAQLQLGDSVLDCTLGLAADAMLAAYKVGEAGRVVGLEANPNVAFIVRQGMQTYDTSELPLTACMRHIEVVQSEAVHYLKTLPDNVFDVVYMDPMFEEVIAEANNFQALRLAGEHATLTDEWVHEAKRVAKKRVVLKAHFRSEWFATYGFQQHERVSAKFHYGVLEV, via the coding sequence ATGCGAGAACTAAAAACGATTGTGACGACAGCGGGCAGACCAGACGATATATCGATGGCGCTCGCTGCTTTTGCGTGCCAGGAATTAGGTGCTGCGTTTGAGCCACGGAAAAAGCGCTCTGTTCGCAAGATTTCACAGGACTTACAGACACATGTGATGGTCGCTGGGAAGAATCGCTACGAGTATTATGCCTATGGGGCACAGGAGCCGTTTTTCTTTCATCCCAATTCTGCGGCGTTTCGATTAAAGCGTGTTGCCCGTGGCGAGGCAGAGCCTTTTTTGGAAGCGGCACAGCTTCAACTGGGGGATTCGGTGCTGGATTGTACGTTAGGTTTAGCGGCGGATGCTATGTTAGCGGCTTATAAAGTGGGTGAAGCAGGTCGTGTTGTGGGACTGGAAGCGAATCCGAATGTGGCATTTATTGTTAGACAGGGGATGCAAACCTATGATACATCCGAGCTACCGTTAACTGCCTGTATGCGGCATATTGAGGTTGTTCAGTCTGAGGCTGTTCACTATTTAAAAACCTTACCAGACAATGTGTTTGATGTGGTCTATATGGACCCGATGTTTGAGGAGGTTATTGCAGAGGCCAATAATTTTCAGGCACTACGGCTAGCAGGGGAGCATGCGACATTAACGGATGAATGGGTTCATGAAGCCAAGCGTGTGGCGAAAAAGCGTGTGGTGTTAAAGGCACATTTTCGATCAGAGTGGTTTGCGACCTATGGCTTTCAGCAGCATGAACGGGTATCTGCAAAATTTCATTATGGTGTGTTAGAGGTATAA
- a CDS encoding nucleotidyl transferase AbiEii/AbiGii toxin family protein, whose product MENIDTLSTNVVTELTEMATSRQDNMDQLVARYCQERLLYRLSASSYDEQFYLDGELLLFALTNGLVKPSKEVTLTAQASVHQHEIVKQAFKEICSMAVPEDGIEWDAEQIESTVTNDSIHLTIPATLGQMTSYIEVRVTFNENMRITPKTIIFPSLLDRKAAVLYTYPTEFVIAQKFIEIYQYPALEKTEKTIDEVQQLLQTQTIEGRKLQAYIVDLFDRYHFTIELYPTFESTGILKQFFNPVYEAILAEDEFFKQWQCDNQAWQ is encoded by the coding sequence ATGGAAAATATCGACACACTATCTACGAATGTAGTAACAGAATTAACAGAAATGGCTACATCACGGCAAGACAATATGGATCAGCTAGTAGCACGTTATTGCCAAGAAAGACTACTTTATCGTCTATCAGCATCATCCTATGACGAACAATTTTATCTAGATGGAGAGCTACTATTATTTGCATTAACAAATGGATTGGTGAAGCCTTCCAAAGAAGTCACACTGACAGCTCAAGCGAGTGTTCATCAACATGAAATTGTCAAACAGGCCTTTAAAGAAATTTGCTCGATGGCAGTACCAGAGGATGGCATTGAATGGGACGCAGAGCAAATTGAATCCACTGTAACGAATGACAGTATTCATTTAACCATTCCAGCTACATTGGGCCAAATGACATCATACATAGAAGTAAGGGTTACCTTTAACGAAAACATGCGAATAACACCGAAAACCATTATTTTTCCGAGCTTGCTAGATCGTAAGGCAGCGGTGCTTTATACATATCCAACGGAATTCGTGATCGCACAAAAATTTATCGAAATATACCAGTATCCAGCATTAGAGAAGACTGAAAAAACAATAGATGAAGTACAACAATTGCTACAAACGCAAACTATTGAAGGACGGAAATTACAGGCGTATATTGTGGATTTATTTGATCGTTATCATTTTACAATCGAGCTATATCCTACGTTCGAGTCAACAGGGATTCTGAAACAATTTTTTAACCCTGTTTATGAAGCTATTTTGGCTGAGGATGAATTTTTCAAGCAATGGCAGTGTGACAATCAGGCTTGGCAATGA
- a CDS encoding RNA polymerase sigma factor → MIKFAGLCVQEIVQTYSDTLIRIAVQQTKNMAEAEDIVQEVYLTLMRQKKPFAHEAHLKAWLIKVTFNKCKDYFKSSRVKKTVPITEEMTFIAKEEQMVLTEIFELPPEERVIVYLHYYEGYTTAEIAHLLEINVNTVGSKLRRARMKLKTILEEGSKV, encoded by the coding sequence ATGATAAAGTTTGCTGGCCTATGTGTGCAAGAAATTGTTCAAACATATAGTGACACCCTTATACGAATTGCTGTGCAACAGACCAAAAATATGGCTGAGGCGGAGGATATTGTGCAGGAGGTTTATCTGACACTTATGAGACAGAAAAAGCCGTTCGCTCATGAAGCACATTTAAAGGCTTGGCTCATTAAAGTGACATTTAACAAGTGTAAGGATTATTTTAAGTCCTCACGTGTCAAGAAGACGGTACCAATAACAGAAGAAATGACCTTTATTGCAAAAGAGGAGCAGATGGTTCTCACTGAAATTTTTGAGCTTCCTCCAGAAGAGAGAGTCATTGTTTATTTACATTATTACGAAGGTTACACAACGGCAGAAATTGCTCATTTATTGGAGATCAACGTCAACACAGTAGGCTCAAAGCTGAGAAGGGCACGCATGAAGCTGAAGACGATTCTAGAAGAGGGGAGCAAAGTGTGA
- a CDS encoding basic amino acid ABC transporter substrate-binding protein — MKRNIMVLLTIMAAFTLVLAGCGAKDNTSSGDGDSKKVYKVGTEATFAPIVSLDDKGKIVGIDVDVLQAIADEMDFEVKWESIGWEPVFQTIKNGETDIGGAGITITDERKETFDFTEPYYESQLLIVVKEDSKIQSLDELKDKKISVQINATGHMAANKLQGESSPNIFAFENQPIAIQEMLNGNVEAAIGDNSVVYEYIKAHPNDKIKVIKDDSFEKEYYGFMVQKGNKELLDKLNEGLKKIKENGKLKEITGSDF; from the coding sequence ATGAAAAGAAATATAATGGTGTTGCTAACAATTATGGCAGCTTTCACGCTAGTTTTAGCGGGTTGCGGTGCGAAGGACAATACATCATCAGGTGATGGAGATAGTAAAAAAGTTTATAAGGTAGGCACTGAGGCTACATTTGCACCTATCGTATCACTAGACGATAAAGGGAAAATTGTAGGGATTGATGTGGATGTACTACAAGCAATCGCAGATGAGATGGATTTTGAAGTGAAATGGGAAAGTATTGGTTGGGAGCCTGTATTCCAAACAATTAAAAATGGTGAAACAGATATCGGTGGTGCAGGGATTACAATTACAGACGAGCGTAAGGAAACATTTGATTTTACTGAGCCGTATTACGAATCTCAATTATTAATCGTGGTGAAAGAAGATTCAAAGATCCAATCATTAGATGAATTAAAGGATAAAAAGATTTCCGTACAAATTAATGCAACTGGTCATATGGCTGCCAACAAGCTACAGGGTGAATCTAGTCCAAACATTTTTGCATTCGAAAATCAACCAATCGCTATTCAAGAGATGCTGAATGGCAACGTAGAGGCAGCAATTGGTGATAATTCAGTTGTTTATGAATATATCAAGGCACATCCAAATGACAAGATTAAAGTAATCAAAGATGATTCGTTTGAAAAAGAATACTATGGTTTCATGGTCCAAAAGGGGAACAAGGAGCTTTTAGATAAGTTAAATGAAGGCCTTAAAAAGATTAAAGAAAACGGTAAATTAAAAGAAATTACGGGTTCAGACTTTTAG
- a CDS encoding SRPBCC family protein, with the protein MKTWTKTININAPIENVWKLLDGSLADLQKIMPQVIENKPVNITEEVVGSVYRQKYKEGKRIEEYDVETLEYTNTPDKKILKVGFVLANLFEITAYYELNKINETQTSFTYTVTNNALKWFVKLFLLFASDKVVVEFLDRVKKVAEAQE; encoded by the coding sequence ATGAAAACATGGACGAAGACTATAAACATAAATGCCCCCATCGAAAATGTTTGGAAATTGCTTGATGGCTCTCTAGCTGATTTGCAGAAGATTATGCCACAAGTAATTGAAAACAAGCCTGTGAACATAACGGAAGAAGTGGTTGGTAGCGTTTATCGCCAAAAATATAAAGAAGGAAAACGTATCGAGGAGTATGATGTAGAAACACTTGAATATACGAATACACCCGATAAAAAAATATTGAAGGTAGGCTTTGTACTCGCTAATCTGTTTGAAATTACGGCTTACTATGAATTAAATAAAATAAATGAAACACAGACTTCCTTTACTTATACCGTAACAAATAATGCGTTGAAATGGTTCGTCAAATTATTTTTATTGTTTGCTTCGGACAAAGTAGTCGTTGAATTTTTAGATCGTGTCAAAAAAGTCGCCGAAGCACAAGAATAG
- a CDS encoding MarR family winged helix-turn-helix transcriptional regulator produces MPNHLDNQLCFLLYATSKEITRQYTLLLKPYDLTYTGYITLLALEENEQITVKELGQRLFLDSGTLTPLLKKLEAKNYICRERSKDDERLMKIYFTNEGANVRRKLPEVSRQVMKQSNISEQQFVQLKNVLQDIVYNDWKIKDEN; encoded by the coding sequence ATGCCTAATCATTTAGATAATCAACTGTGCTTTCTTTTATATGCAACATCAAAGGAAATCACTCGACAATACACCTTATTATTGAAGCCATACGATCTTACTTATACAGGCTATATTACTTTATTAGCTTTAGAGGAAAACGAACAGATAACCGTGAAAGAATTGGGACAACGTTTATTTTTAGATTCAGGAACATTAACACCATTATTAAAAAAATTAGAGGCAAAGAATTACATTTGTCGTGAACGTTCGAAGGATGACGAACGACTAATGAAAATATATTTTACGAATGAAGGCGCAAATGTACGAAGAAAACTTCCAGAAGTGTCTCGCCAAGTGATGAAGCAATCCAATATCTCAGAGCAGCAATTTGTACAACTGAAAAATGTACTTCAAGATATCGTATACAACGACTGGAAAATAAAAGATGAAAATTAA
- a CDS encoding Ohr family peroxiredoxin: protein MKELYATTMINEGGRSGTSYAEDQSLSLKIAPPGSKLDNVTNPEQLFAAGYSACFNSALDLIKRQKKLKNASTIKVTVKLMEQASFDYVLAVDIEGHIEGLALEEAQELLEVTHTVCPYSKATMGNINVTIKAV from the coding sequence ATGAAAGAATTATACGCAACTACAATGATTAATGAAGGTGGCCGTAGTGGCACATCCTATGCAGAAGATCAATCATTATCGTTAAAAATTGCACCACCAGGCTCCAAACTAGACAATGTGACAAACCCAGAACAATTATTTGCGGCTGGCTATAGTGCCTGCTTTAATAGTGCATTGGATTTAATTAAACGCCAAAAGAAACTAAAAAACGCATCAACAATTAAAGTAACAGTTAAATTAATGGAACAAGCTTCTTTTGACTATGTGCTTGCTGTTGACATTGAAGGACATATTGAAGGCTTAGCACTGGAGGAAGCACAGGAATTATTAGAGGTCACACATACGGTATGCCCCTATTCAAAAGCCACAATGGGCAATATCAATGTAACAATAAAAGCAGTTTAA
- a CDS encoding nitroreductase family protein: MLSTTPLKQIMQMRKSVRKYNAQTKISRDTIMQLLQDATSAPSSSNMQPWRFLVIDDKEIQKNINFFSFNQEQIETASAIIAVIGDIEMYVNAEEIYAKNVELGYMPEQIANKLAQDALAMYGSASTKTLENIVHFDAGLVSMQIMLLAKEMGYDTVPMGGFDKAKFAEYMELPANEIPILLLAIGEAAAPAYGSSRLPIDRIVRFNK, from the coding sequence ATGTTATCCACTACACCACTAAAACAAATTATGCAAATGCGTAAATCTGTACGTAAATACAATGCTCAAACTAAAATTTCGCGTGACACAATCATGCAGCTGTTGCAGGATGCTACTTCAGCACCTTCCTCAAGTAATATGCAGCCATGGCGCTTTCTTGTCATTGATGATAAAGAAATCCAAAAGAATATTAATTTCTTTTCATTTAATCAAGAGCAAATCGAAACAGCCTCTGCCATAATTGCTGTCATTGGTGATATTGAAATGTACGTAAATGCTGAGGAAATCTATGCAAAAAATGTGGAATTAGGCTACATGCCTGAACAAATTGCCAATAAGCTTGCACAAGATGCATTGGCAATGTATGGCTCAGCTTCGACAAAAACATTAGAAAACATCGTACACTTTGATGCTGGCTTAGTGTCTATGCAAATCATGCTATTAGCGAAGGAAATGGGCTATGATACCGTTCCAATGGGTGGGTTTGATAAAGCGAAATTCGCTGAATACATGGAATTACCAGCAAATGAAATTCCTATTTTATTATTAGCCATTGGTGAAGCAGCTGCCCCAGCGTATGGTTCTTCACGCCTACCAATAGATCGAATTGTAAGGTTTAATAAATAA
- a CDS encoding DUF1304 domain-containing protein → MSSLTFILSLVVAAEHLYIMYLETFATTSKRTAKTFNLSEETLKNVNVQVLFKNQGIYNGLIAIALLYGLFFSNQQTEVVTMFLIFVIIVALYGSVTSSKSILLKQGGPAILALISLFF, encoded by the coding sequence ATGTCATCATTAACTTTTATTTTAAGCTTAGTCGTAGCAGCTGAGCATTTGTATATTATGTATTTAGAAACGTTTGCAACTACTTCTAAAAGAACAGCGAAAACATTTAATCTGTCTGAGGAAACATTGAAGAATGTAAATGTCCAAGTTCTTTTCAAAAATCAAGGCATTTATAATGGTCTGATTGCGATCGCCTTATTGTATGGTTTATTTTTCTCTAATCAGCAAACTGAAGTTGTCACCATGTTTTTAATCTTTGTGATCATTGTCGCTTTGTACGGAAGCGTAACAAGCTCTAAGTCGATTCTATTAAAACAAGGTGGACCTGCTATTTTAGCACTAATTAGTTTGTTTTTCTAA
- a CDS encoding sensor histidine kinase, producing the protein MKKNMLIIMSVIMLFVLVFFFSNWHYYSNNNLQMVHQGVVKIEEEQLQKPIKLEGDWAFYPNVLIPSWEKLDNYKNKQLTLDIPFNWDKYVEPNEEGLAVGTYHVKIKVPTEGVYGLYIRSIRQASRVFINGIEVGAKGKASTVLSEYEAENDDKYTVYAKSDNNELNIVIHVVNYNVAQSGIVYPIEFGTEEVIQQYYNWKVFLDALVSIGHIVIGIVYIFTYVQNRKRIEELFFGLFTISLGFYMSFINQKIFFLLFSDFETVNQLRLQLGSIPIALLSLTLFIYSMYPQLQKRKVVYMIVALLGIVFVFYGIYNPITKNERASSDLEMFLRKIIYISITAPIVFYNVGILIQVMLNRLEGVRYMLIVISAICCYTILLVFNFLIGVPIDYTEFVLFLLILFGFASLLNYRANQAFEKIQTLSEELLAHNQMKDEFLLKTSHELRTPLNGILNLSKTLMEGAQGPLKRTQQEQVILIHNVTQRLGHFVEDLLFSSNQMIGEVRVSLRHVPIDVINEVVEEIRSVMPKNSQVSLHDEVDLSLPAILTDELRFKQVLYNLLHNAMKYTENGEIVVTAYVRAEHMVIQVSDTGAGIPAQDLDRIFNAFYQVNNQHKKEGLGLGLSITKNIVEKLNGDIHVTSTLGQGTTFTFTMPLATGENVSLDQPPIVTHTTTEVLQLNLPLIRKGNDKKILVVDDNHTNIKALADALAVKGYTVIAVDNGFDAVDYIKNNKVDCMLIDLMMNGMSGYELCKRVRKHYDMLELPIIILTAIMKHSDLVLSLKVGANDYLQKPVSTDELFIRIESLLAVRQSSIDAIEVEMNYLYSQVTPHFVYNTLNTIIGLSYTDMDNTREALYCLATYFRAKLNVYYRNSFVSVDEEMELVKAYLYIEKMRFGDRLTIKYDIDESINLMIPALSIQPLVENAVFHGISKKQEGGTVEISVQREGQFVCIKIYDNGVGIPEEKLQLLINEESTRIGFMNPLKKFKLMKNASLRLYSEEGKGTTIVVLLPEGGGV; encoded by the coding sequence ATGAAAAAGAATATGCTAATTATTATGAGTGTTATCATGCTGTTTGTTTTGGTTTTTTTCTTTAGCAATTGGCATTATTACTCTAATAATAATCTTCAAATGGTTCACCAAGGTGTTGTGAAAATTGAGGAGGAGCAACTACAAAAACCAATAAAGCTAGAAGGAGATTGGGCTTTTTATCCAAACGTCTTAATTCCTTCGTGGGAAAAGCTTGATAACTATAAAAATAAACAACTTACACTAGATATCCCCTTTAATTGGGACAAATATGTAGAGCCAAATGAAGAAGGGCTTGCTGTTGGCACCTATCACGTCAAAATAAAGGTACCAACGGAGGGAGTTTACGGCTTATATATTCGGTCTATCCGACAGGCTAGTCGTGTTTTTATTAACGGTATAGAAGTAGGGGCTAAAGGAAAAGCAAGTACGGTGTTAAGTGAATATGAAGCTGAAAATGATGATAAATATACTGTCTATGCTAAAAGTGATAACAATGAATTAAATATTGTCATACATGTGGTGAACTACAATGTTGCTCAGTCTGGTATTGTTTATCCTATTGAATTTGGAACGGAGGAGGTTATTCAACAGTATTATAATTGGAAAGTGTTTTTAGATGCATTAGTAAGCATTGGGCATATAGTTATTGGAATCGTTTATATCTTTACCTATGTACAGAATCGCAAACGCATTGAAGAATTGTTCTTTGGGCTTTTTACTATTTCATTAGGATTTTATATGTCGTTCATTAATCAAAAAATCTTTTTCCTATTATTTTCCGATTTTGAAACTGTCAATCAATTGCGTTTACAGTTAGGTTCGATTCCGATAGCGCTCCTATCTTTAACACTATTTATTTATTCGATGTATCCACAATTACAAAAGAGAAAGGTCGTTTATATGATTGTCGCCTTACTCGGTATTGTGTTTGTTTTTTACGGTATTTACAATCCAATTACTAAAAATGAAAGAGCATCTTCTGATTTGGAAATGTTCCTAAGAAAAATAATATATATCAGTATTACAGCTCCTATTGTTTTCTATAATGTAGGGATACTGATCCAAGTGATGTTAAATCGACTTGAAGGTGTTCGTTATATGTTAATCGTTATTTCCGCTATTTGTTGTTATACGATTTTACTTGTTTTTAATTTTTTAATTGGTGTACCGATTGATTATACAGAATTTGTGCTGTTTTTACTGATCTTATTCGGCTTTGCTTCATTATTAAATTACAGGGCTAATCAAGCTTTTGAGAAAATCCAAACTTTATCAGAAGAATTGCTGGCACACAATCAAATGAAGGATGAATTTCTACTAAAAACATCACATGAACTACGTACCCCCCTTAATGGTATTTTAAATTTATCAAAAACCTTGATGGAAGGTGCGCAAGGACCTTTGAAACGGACGCAACAGGAGCAAGTTATTTTGATTCATAATGTGACACAGCGTTTAGGACATTTTGTAGAGGATTTATTGTTTTCATCTAACCAAATGATTGGTGAAGTAAGGGTTTCCCTTCGTCATGTACCTATCGATGTTATCAATGAGGTAGTAGAAGAAATTCGTAGTGTGATGCCTAAAAATAGTCAAGTAAGTTTACATGATGAGGTTGATTTATCGTTGCCAGCTATATTGACAGACGAATTACGTTTTAAGCAAGTGCTCTATAATCTACTGCACAATGCCATGAAATACACAGAAAATGGCGAAATTGTAGTTACGGCTTATGTCCGTGCAGAGCATATGGTGATCCAAGTGAGTGATACAGGCGCTGGCATTCCTGCACAAGATTTAGATCGAATCTTTAATGCCTTTTATCAAGTAAATAATCAACATAAAAAAGAAGGGCTTGGCTTGGGATTAAGTATTACTAAAAATATTGTAGAAAAATTAAATGGTGACATTCATGTGACAAGTACACTAGGACAAGGGACAACATTTACTTTTACGATGCCACTTGCAACAGGTGAAAACGTAAGTCTGGACCAACCTCCAATTGTCACACATACAACTACTGAGGTTCTCCAGCTTAACTTACCACTTATTCGTAAAGGAAATGATAAAAAAATACTTGTGGTGGATGATAATCATACCAATATTAAAGCTTTAGCTGACGCTTTAGCTGTAAAAGGATATACAGTGATAGCTGTTGATAATGGCTTTGATGCTGTAGATTATATTAAAAATAATAAAGTAGATTGTATGTTAATAGATTTAATGATGAATGGGATGTCAGGTTATGAGTTATGTAAACGAGTACGCAAACATTATGATATGTTGGAACTTCCAATCATTATTTTAACAGCAATCATGAAGCATTCTGATTTAGTGCTATCTTTAAAGGTAGGTGCAAATGATTACTTACAAAAACCTGTTTCAACGGATGAATTATTTATTCGCATTGAATCTTTGTTAGCTGTTCGTCAATCTTCAATAGATGCCATAGAAGTGGAAATGAATTATTTGTATTCACAGGTAACGCCGCATTTTGTGTATAACACACTTAACACAATTATTGGTTTGAGCTATACGGATATGGACAATACCCGGGAAGCACTTTATTGTTTGGCAACATATTTCCGAGCCAAGCTCAATGTTTATTACCGCAATAGTTTTGTCTCTGTTGATGAAGAGATGGAGCTGGTAAAAGCATACCTATATATTGAAAAGATGCGTTTTGGTGATCGTTTAACGATTAAATATGATATTGATGAATCCATTAATTTAATGATTCCTGCATTATCTATTCAGCCCTTAGTTGAAAATGCTGTTTTCCATGGTATTTCTAAAAAACAAGAGGGCGGTACTGTGGAAATAAGTGTTCAGCGTGAGGGGCAGTTTGTCTGCATTAAAATTTATGATAATGGTGTTGGTATCCCTGAGGAAAAACTTCAACTGCTGATAAATGAAGAAAGTACACGTATTGGCTTTATGAATCCTTTAAAGAAATTCAAGTTAATGAAAAATGCCAGTTTACGTTTATACAGCGAGGAAGGAAAGGGGACTACTATTGTCGTTTTATTACCAGAGGGTGGTGGAGTATGA
- a CDS encoding response regulator has protein sequence MKIIIVDDEIMAIDVLSIMLKRLTQFQIDIKGAFTNAVDAFLFLEKEAVDLVFLDIEMIDMHGMQVAKQLLQKHPFLQIIFVTAHAQFAVDAFEIEAMDYLLKPVHEKRLIKALNKSQKKWKQEVTLRKNLKDSMLYAHTLGSFYLLDVKHEVVKWRTKKVRELFLYLWSHQKKPVLSALLIEELWPELDLKKATKNLHTSIYQLRKLFKENGIEKAIQMTNNHYQLTLKIESDYDELIQLLQEVSHDGASIQKIINFYEDDFLAQDEYMWSIQLKINLKEKVIQALERYITNPNSKDFLITYNCLQKLLELDEFNEHYMFLLLEFLIKHNKRKKSLDCYKFIKEKFSEIGIQIPQKIQGLWNDYLNK, from the coding sequence ATGAAAATAATTATTGTTGATGATGAAATAATGGCAATCGATGTTCTAAGCATCATGTTAAAACGGCTTACTCAATTTCAGATTGACATCAAAGGGGCATTTACAAATGCAGTAGACGCCTTTCTTTTCCTTGAAAAGGAGGCGGTTGACCTTGTCTTTTTAGATATTGAAATGATCGACATGCATGGTATGCAAGTGGCTAAACAATTGTTACAAAAACACCCATTCTTACAAATAATCTTTGTGACGGCCCATGCACAATTTGCCGTGGATGCATTTGAAATAGAGGCTATGGATTATTTATTAAAACCTGTACATGAAAAGCGTTTAATTAAAGCATTGAATAAGTCTCAGAAAAAGTGGAAACAAGAAGTAACACTTAGAAAGAATTTAAAAGATAGCATGTTATATGCACATACTCTTGGTAGTTTTTACTTACTAGATGTTAAACATGAGGTGGTAAAGTGGCGAACTAAAAAAGTGCGAGAATTGTTCCTTTATTTATGGAGTCATCAAAAAAAACCTGTATTAAGTGCTTTACTTATAGAAGAGCTTTGGCCAGAATTAGATTTAAAGAAAGCCACAAAGAATTTACATACTTCTATATATCAATTAAGAAAGCTTTTTAAGGAAAATGGCATTGAAAAAGCTATACAAATGACGAATAATCATTACCAATTAACTTTAAAAATCGAAAGTGATTATGATGAATTAATTCAACTACTGCAAGAAGTTAGTCATGATGGAGCGTCTATTCAAAAAATTATTAATTTTTATGAAGATGATTTTTTAGCACAAGATGAATATATGTGGTCCATTCAATTAAAAATAAATTTAAAAGAAAAAGTAATTCAAGCACTTGAAAGATACATTACAAATCCAAATTCAAAAGATTTTCTAATAACCTATAATTGTTTACAGAAATTATTAGAGTTAGATGAATTTAATGAACATTATATGTTTTTACTATTAGAATTTTTAATTAAACATAATAAAAGAAAAAAAAGTTTAGATTGTTATAAGTTTATTAAAGAAAAATTTTCAGAAATAGGTATACAAATACCACAGAAAATCCAAGGATTATGGAATGATTATTTGAATAAATAG
- a CDS encoding CD3324 family protein, translating into MSYKKAKHILPTELVELIQKYVDGEYIYIPRRKDSKKSWGSSTATRGELDLRNSNIYNDYLSGLNIASLCEKYYLSSKSIQRIVLKEKRKRTNF; encoded by the coding sequence ATGAGCTATAAAAAAGCAAAACATATACTTCCAACTGAGTTGGTGGAGTTAATACAGAAATATGTTGATGGTGAATATATTTATATCCCACGAAGAAAAGATAGTAAAAAGAGTTGGGGGTCCAGTACTGCTACCAGAGGAGAATTGGATCTAAGAAATTCTAATATATATAATGATTATTTATCGGGGTTGAATATAGCTTCTTTGTGTGAAAAATATTATTTGTCATCAAAAAGTATTCAAAGAATTGTATTAAAAGAGAAAAGAAAAAGAACAAATTTTTAA